The sequence below is a genomic window from Brevibacillus agri.
CAGCTTGCCCGGATGGACAAATTCAACCGTGTTGCGCGCCTCCAGCCGCGTGACGAACTCCACGTCACCGATGATCGCCAGCGGGTTGTTGAAGCGCAGCAGCAGCGACTTGCCGTTGGGGAGCGTCGTGAAAATTTTGATTTTGCCTTCGACGACGAAGTACATGTGCTGGAGCACGTCGCCTTTGGCGCACAACAGCTCGCCTTTTTCCGCCTGGTACAGATGCATTTCGCGGATGGCGGCAGCGTCGAACAGCTCGTGCAGACAACTGTTTTCGATAAAAGCGTGGAGCACAGCTCGATCGTGTATTTCCTTCATGGCAATCCTCCGAGAAAAAAGGATGGGGCAGACGGCATCTTCTATAGTAAAAGACTGGGGGGCGAGAAAAAAGGACATATGTCCTGTTGGCTGAAAGTGTGGCCGTGCAGGCGCTCGCTTTGCCAGAGAGTAGCAGGAATATCCCGCTTTGTTCCAGAACTATACGGGTAGGTATTACAGAGAGAAACGAGGGAGCTGGTAGCGTGACTGTACGTGCAGAAGAAACGGTTATCGGGTTTGTAGGAACGGGCGTCATGGGCAAAAGCATGGCGGGACATTTTTTGCGGGCAGGGTATCGGGTGCTCGTTTATACGCGCACGAAGGCAAAAGCCGAGGAACTGCTGGCGGCAGGAGCAGTCTGGAAGGAACGGGTAAGCGAGCTGGCTGCTGAAGCCAATGTCATCATTACGATGGTCGGATACCCGTCTGATGTGGAAGAAGTGTACCTTGGGCCTGAGGGCATCATTTCGCATGCGAAGCCGGGTACTTTTTTGATCGATATGACAACGTCGAAGCCTTCGCTCGCCCAAAAAATATACGAGGAAGCGAAAAAGCATGCGCTGCATGCGCTGGACGCCCCGGTGTCCGGCGGAGATGTCGGAGCGCGGGAAGCGCGGCTTGCGATCATGGTCGGCGGCGATCAGGAAGCGTTCGACGCGGTGGAGCCGCTGCTTGCGGTCATGGGCAAAAACGTCGTTCTCCAGGGCGGCCCTGGTGCCGGACAGCATACGAAAATGTGCAACCAAATCTGCATCGCGACCAATATGATCGGCGTGTGCGAAGCGATCGCCTACGCGAAAAAAGCGGGATTGGACCCGGCGCGCGTGCTGACGAGCATCGAAGCGGGAGCGGCGGGCAGTTGGTCTTTGTCCAATCTGGCTCCGCGGATGATTGCGGGCAATTACGCGCCCGGCTTTTACATCAAGCATTTTATCAAGGACATGGGCATCGCCCTGGAAGCGGCCGAGGAGATGGGACTGTTGACGCCTGGGCTCGCGCTGTCCAAGTCGCTCTATGAGGAGCTTGCGGAAAAAGGCGAGGCAGACAGCGGGACACAGGCGCTGATTAAATGGTTTGAACGCGAGTAGCACAATTTGGAAAGAGTAAAGCAAACAAAAAAGGAGCCCGCACGAGAAGGGCTCCTTTTGCTTGGTTATGTCGAGGATTGAGGCGGCTGTCCGTTTTCCTATTTGGCATTGACCCGCACGTCCAGCACTTCTTTGGAAACAGGTCTGTTTTTGGACATCGGGGTTCCCATTTTTTTTACTTCCAAAATGTCGAGCAAAAATACAAACGACGGAATCCCCACGATCAGTCCCCAGACGCCGAAGAAGTGTTCGGAGAAGATCAGGACGACGAACGTGTAAAAAATCGGCAGATGGGTCTTCGACGCCATCAGGCGAGGGTTGAGGACGTAAGCTTCCATGGCGTGAATCAGCATGATGAACACCAGCAGGTAGATCACCGTAGGCAAGCCGCCGATGCTAAAGGCGATGGCGCTGAGCGGAATCAGGGAAATGATGACGCCGGCCACGGGGATCAGCCCGAGCACGAACACCATCAGCGCCAGGCCAAACAAGTTCGGGAAGCCGAGAATCCACAGGCCGATGACCGTGAACACAGTGTTGAACAGGGCGATCAGCAACTGGGTTTCAATGACTTTTCCAAAGGTCAAAATAAACTTTTGGCTGAAATATTCAATCTCGTTGTACAGCCACGACAGCTTGCTGGTGCGGAACTGCGCGGTAAACGCGATCACGTTGTCCTTGCCCAGCAGGAAAAACAGGCTGAGCAGCAGCGCCAGAAACAGGTTGAAGCCCATGTCCTTGACGACCGTCAAAAAGTCAAGACTCCCTTTGACAAGCCCTTTCATGTCAAGCTTGTCTAGGGCGGACATGAGATAAGGCGCAAATTCGTTATGCTGGTTTTCCCGCACCACCTGCTCGATGAGGTGGATCAATTGCCCGGTTTGATGAATCAGGGCCGGGAAAGCTTTCATCCCTCCGCCAACCAGAAAGGCCGTCAACAGTGCGTAGAGGGCTATGAGAATCAATTTGGGATGGACGGGCACGAGCTTGTGAGTCGCCCTGGTGAGAAACAGGTGCAGCCGATCCATCAAAAATGTGACGAGAAACGTGAGCAAAACGACATTGAGCATGCTTCCGAGCGAGTAGAGCAGGAAACAAAACAACGCCAAAATACCGAAACGTCTGAAATCCTTATTTTGCAAGACGGTGAGCAAGTTCATGGGAACATCCTTTCCAATTTCGAGACGCGCTATTTTCTATGCTAAGCTTACCGTAACGATGTGTATTTCCTGTGTCTTTTTTTGGCGAATGCTGTAATTATCACACCATCCAAGGAAGGGAGAGCCATCCATGAAGCGACAGGTGCTGCTTGTCGAAGACGAGAGCCGCATCCGCGAAATCGTCGCGGACTACTTCGAGCAGGAGCAATGGATTGTACACGAAGCGGAAAACGGAAAGCAAGCCATTCAGATGCTGGAAAGCCTCCGGGTCGATCTGGTCATTCTCGACATTTTGATGCCGGAGATGGATGGCTGGACGGTTTGCAAAGAAATCCGCACAACCTCTGATGTGCCGATCATCATCCTCACCGCCAAGTCCGAAGAAGACGACAAGATGCAAGGCTTTGAGCTTGGCGCCGACGATTACGTCACGAAGCCGTTCAGCCCGCGAGTGCTGGTCGCCAGGGCCAACTCCTTGATGAAGCGGGTTGAGGGCACGGTCAGAGGAACCGACCATCTGCTGCGCTTCGGCCAGGTCGTCATTAATCGGCATGCCCGGCGCATGAAGATCAGGGGCGAAGAAATCGACCTCGCCCCGAAAGAGTATGAGTTGCTCGTCTATCTTATCAAAAATGCCGGGATCGTGCTGTCGCGGGAAACGATCATGGATCACGTCTGGGGCTTCGACTACTTTGGCGATTTGCGCGTCGTCGACACCCATATCAAGAAGCTTCGCAGCAAGCTCGGCAGCGAAGCGCGACACATCCGGACAGTTATCAAGGCAGGCTATACGTTCGAGGAAGAGCGATGAAAAAATGGGGCGTCACACTCAAGCTGTTTGCCATCACTTCATCGTGTTTCCTGTTGTTTTATACGATTATCATGATCGGTCAGTTACTTTTTTTTGAGCAATTTTATCAATCGAAAAAGCTGGACGACCTGGAGAAGAAGCTCGAAGCGTTTGCCAAAGAGTACGTCTCGCGGGAATGGGACGCAGAGAGCATGGCCCGGGAGTTGTCCGTTTTTATCAGCCGCAACAAGACGCAACTGGCGATTGTCAGCCCAAACGGCCAGGTGAAGTACGACAATCCGTTTCGCATCGTCATTCGCGATCGCGAAGGCAAAAACGTGAAAATCTCGCTGTCCCTGCTCCCGGAGGAAGACCGCAGCGCCCTTTTGAGCGCGAATCTGCACAAAGGCGACCGGATTGAAGCGATCGGCGTCTTTGAGGAAGGGCTGCTGCAGGAGATGTTTTATCCGCGCGTCATTAAAAAAGCGGGGGCAGCCGATATCGGCACGTTGCGAGGGAGCGACACGACTCTGACGCTGTCGACTGTCTCCGGCGAAATTACCGAGCTGTTTTTGCCTGCGCCCAACCAGTGGAATTTGCGGCAAGGGATTCTGTTTCATGTGCTGAAGGACTTATTCCCGTTATCGGAGGAACGCAAACGCGCGCTGGAGGGCGGAAGCGTGCTGGAGGAGGAATGGGTGGAGCCGTGGAGCGGCGTGCGCAGCCTGGTTGCGATTCACCCGATCGTACAGGACGGGCGGCTCAGTGAACTGGTCGTCGCCCTCACCTCCTTGCAGCAGATCAGCGAGGCAAACGATGCACTGCGGCTGTTTTACGTCTACATCGGAATCGGCGGCTTCGCGCTGATCCTGCTGTTGTCCCTGCTTTTGTCCAAAATCGTCACCAAGCCGCTACTTTCCTTAAACAAAAGCGCCCTGCGCATGGCGCGGCTCGACTTCTCGGTCAAGTCGCCGATTATCCGCAACGACGAGTTCGGCAGCCTGGCGCGCAGTCTGAACACGATGGCGGAAAAGCTGGATGTGACGCTGCGGGAGTTGCAGCAAGCCAACGAACAACTGCGCAGCGAGATGGACCACAAGCAGCGGATGGAGCTGATCCAGAAGGAGTTTGTCTCCAATGCCTCGCACGAGCTGAAAACGCCGCTGAGCATCGTGAAAAGCTTCGCGGAAGGGCTGCGGGACGGCGTCGGCGAGAACAAGCGCGAGCGCTACATCGAGGTCATCCTCGACGAGACGGAAAAAATGGAGGAACTCGTCCGCGATTTGCT
It includes:
- a CDS encoding NAD(P)-dependent oxidoreductase, whose amino-acid sequence is MTERNEGAGSVTVRAEETVIGFVGTGVMGKSMAGHFLRAGYRVLVYTRTKAKAEELLAAGAVWKERVSELAAEANVIITMVGYPSDVEEVYLGPEGIISHAKPGTFLIDMTTSKPSLAQKIYEEAKKHALHALDAPVSGGDVGAREARLAIMVGGDQEAFDAVEPLLAVMGKNVVLQGGPGAGQHTKMCNQICIATNMIGVCEAIAYAKKAGLDPARVLTSIEAGAAGSWSLSNLAPRMIAGNYAPGFYIKHFIKDMGIALEAAEEMGLLTPGLALSKSLYEELAEKGEADSGTQALIKWFERE
- a CDS encoding AI-2E family transporter → MNLLTVLQNKDFRRFGILALFCFLLYSLGSMLNVVLLTFLVTFLMDRLHLFLTRATHKLVPVHPKLILIALYALLTAFLVGGGMKAFPALIHQTGQLIHLIEQVVRENQHNEFAPYLMSALDKLDMKGLVKGSLDFLTVVKDMGFNLFLALLLSLFFLLGKDNVIAFTAQFRTSKLSWLYNEIEYFSQKFILTFGKVIETQLLIALFNTVFTVIGLWILGFPNLFGLALMVFVLGLIPVAGVIISLIPLSAIAFSIGGLPTVIYLLVFIMLIHAMEAYVLNPRLMASKTHLPIFYTFVVLIFSEHFFGVWGLIVGIPSFVFLLDILEVKKMGTPMSKNRPVSKEVLDVRVNAK
- a CDS encoding response regulator transcription factor, producing the protein MKRQVLLVEDESRIREIVADYFEQEQWIVHEAENGKQAIQMLESLRVDLVILDILMPEMDGWTVCKEIRTTSDVPIIILTAKSEEDDKMQGFELGADDYVTKPFSPRVLVARANSLMKRVEGTVRGTDHLLRFGQVVINRHARRMKIRGEEIDLAPKEYELLVYLIKNAGIVLSRETIMDHVWGFDYFGDLRVVDTHIKKLRSKLGSEARHIRTVIKAGYTFEEER
- a CDS encoding sensor histidine kinase; translated protein: MKKWGVTLKLFAITSSCFLLFYTIIMIGQLLFFEQFYQSKKLDDLEKKLEAFAKEYVSREWDAESMARELSVFISRNKTQLAIVSPNGQVKYDNPFRIVIRDREGKNVKISLSLLPEEDRSALLSANLHKGDRIEAIGVFEEGLLQEMFYPRVIKKAGAADIGTLRGSDTTLTLSTVSGEITELFLPAPNQWNLRQGILFHVLKDLFPLSEERKRALEGGSVLEEEWVEPWSGVRSLVAIHPIVQDGRLSELVVALTSLQQISEANDALRLFYVYIGIGGFALILLLSLLLSKIVTKPLLSLNKSALRMARLDFSVKSPIIRNDEFGSLARSLNTMAEKLDVTLRELQQANEQLRSEMDHKQRMELIQKEFVSNASHELKTPLSIVKSFAEGLRDGVGENKRERYIEVILDETEKMEELVRDLLELAKLESKTIKLKKSWFFLSELTEEIVERLMHHFREKELRAVTILANEEALYADQEKIEQVLLNMLVNAIRHANPGSEITVRIEGEAQALRVTIENEGEQIPQEQLAFVWDRFYRIERSRNRKTGGTGLGLAIVRHILELHEASYSVRNTKTGVAFSFSLPTHGKGK